The Ranitomeya imitator isolate aRanImi1 chromosome 6, aRanImi1.pri, whole genome shotgun sequence genome window below encodes:
- the LOC138643558 gene encoding uncharacterized protein — protein MSIETFDVLLSHVKDEIHHHRSTFRESISAEQRLVVTVRYLATGETFASLHYQFRLGKSTICQLVRETCDAIWNNLQPLVLPTPTSEMWLAISQQFEDVANFPNCIGAVDGKHIRIQKPAHSGSLYYNYKKYFSIVLMAIADARYRFVAVDIGAYGRTNDSRVFRDSNMGQCLYSQSLNIPSSRPLPGTEGPSLPYVLVGDEAFQLGQNLLKPYSSRSLDSSRRIFNYRLSRARRYVECAFGILTLKWRILLTCMQLQPDNVDRVVKACICLHNFVARHEPQLVDPNDCESNLSSIESTTVRSASQIMRIRDQFTHYFTHEGQVPWQDRHV, from the exons atgtccattgagacctttgatgttctgctctcacatgtgaaggatgagatacatcatcatcgcagcacttttcgtgaaagcatcagtgcggagcaacgtttagtagtgactgtgag atatctggctaccggagaaacttttgcgtcactgcattaccagtttcgacttgggaagtcaacaatttgtcaactggttcgggaaacttgtgatgccatttggaacaacttgcaaccacttgtgctaccaacaccaacatcagaaatgtggctagcgatttcccaacagtttgaggatgtggctaatttccccaattgtattggtgccgtggacggaaagcacattcggattcagaaacctgcgcatagtggttccctctactataactataagaaatacttttctatagtattgatggcgattgcggatgccaggtaccgttttgttgctgtggatattggagcttatggccggactaacgattccagagtattcagagactccaacatgggccaatgtttgtacagccaaagtttaaacataccgtcatcacgacctcttccggggaccgaaggcccaagtttgccctatgttttagttggtgatgaggccttccaactaggacaaaatctcctcaagccctactcaagccgtagtttagactccagcaggcgcatttttaattatcgcttgagccgggctagacgttatgtggagtgtgcctttgggattttgacattaaaatggcggattttactaacctgcatgcaactgcaaccagacaatgtggaccgtgttgtgaaggcgtgcatctgtctgcacaattttgtggcgagacatgaaccccagttggtagaccccaatgattgtgagtcgaacctcagtagcattgaatcgactacagttcgttctgcatcacaaataatgaggattcgtgatcaatttacacactacttcacacatgaaggccaggttccatggcaagacagacacgtgtga